The stretch of DNA GCGCTCCGTGACGACTATGGTCATCTCCAATGTGTTTGTAAGGGAACAGAGAGCGTGTGCACTGTCTCTGAGCTCGTCCCTGACACGCAATACTACTTTGACGTATTTTTGATTGACAGGCTAAATGGAACCAGTGCCGCATATACTGGAACATTCGCTCAAACACACGAGGAGGCCCGACCAGCTATCACACCACTCAGGGAAGGGGAGCTCCGGTGGGTGACCTTCCGGGATGGAGGCTCAACCTCTGGGGAGTTCTTTAGCTTCCGCCCCCGGGGCTGGCAACAGAGTGGCCTGCTCACTCTACAGAGCTGCGGAAGCAGTGAGAAGATCAACATCACCGTTTCCAGCAAGGGCAAAGAGCTGAGCTCCCAGGCTGTGGGAGAAGACCTGTCTCAGATCTGGCTCCAGGGCAGCCTTTCCTACCTCATCCACTTGGAGAAAGAGGGAACGGCGGCTCCCAGACAAGCTGCTCCAGGAGTACTGAAGGCCTCTGTTAAGATGCAGGCGTCCTCCACTTACCATCGTCAAGGGATACCTTCGCTCCCCTCCACTCTGCAGATAAAGTCTTTCAACAGGCTCAGGAGCTGTGAATCTGTCACCCTGGCCTGGATgggcacagaggagaggagcctttACTGCGTGTACCGCCAGAGGCTGGGTAAAGGGGGGGGTAAGAAGGGAGGCACGGCACCCTGCCTGGGGCCTGAGTCACGGTCGGACACTGAGAGGGTCCTGTGTAAATACTTCCAGGAGCTCAACCCTCGACGGGCTGTCACGACAGCCGTGATCGGAGGCCTGGAGCCTGGGGTGGCCTACATATTTGATGTCTATCTAATGAGACGCTGGGGGATCCCCATAAAGTACAGCAGCAAGACAGTAAGAACCAGGAAGGAGTGCTGAGCTGCTGCCCACTCCTAGTCTCAGTCTGCAGCAGCAATGGACTTAACAAAGAGGTGATTTAAAAAGACTTACCATGACAAAGTCATTCTACTACGAGGGAGACTGTTACGAAATGTGGTACTCCCTCTGAAGAGTGGTCACATTTGAACACTGGTACTCATGGATTGGGTAGGAGTAGCAGAGGGGCGACTGCACACCAGCAAAATTAATTCCATTTCAGTAACCTGTGCTTTTTGTCTTTTTGTTTATAGTTGTTGATGATGTGCCAGTTGTCCAGGTACTAATTGTGTGACTGAGTACAAAGGAGGATATACGTTTTTGATTAATACAAATTTTCAGTGAAGACTGTGCCAAGAAATATGCAACAGAAGCAGATAGAGATTTGATTATACTTTGCAATGGGGAGAGAGAACTTATGGCAAgaacctacagtatatatttagTGCTGCATTGTTTTGTTTCAATATTCTACAGGCTTAAAACACAGATAGGGTAATCTATTGATGCTTAGCGCAAAGTCAATGTGTATCTTGTGTTCTGCTTTCGCATGAAGTAGATCAAATTTGTTAGCGACTAGCTTCATTGTCGTTGATGTATTGTTGTGCTATACTTCAAATACACCAATAAACACACATTAGGTATCTGTATCCTGGTATCAACATTCATCACTATCCTCTTTTGGTTGACTTGTCGCTTTGCTTAGTTAGTTGAGAAAACAAATTGAGAGATCAACGCACCCCTACCCTATACTAACTTGCATTTATTTATCTCTAGGCTACTTGGATGATTACTACAAAACTAAAGAGTAAGACTAAAGATCATAAATGTATCATAACAAATATCTCAAATCTAAAGAACATGATTTAAAATACTTTCGATGACAATATTATTGATATAGAGGCAATAATGATTGAGAAAtcactgcacttcctgatttgaccTCATTAAGAAAtgccatgactgaattcaaactTGAGTTGGTTTttgggtgtctcttgtgtgttttAAGGTGGGAACAGGTAGCCAAATTATATTGCCAGTTAgcttcagctggctggtgtgcaaTAGTGGCGAAGTTGTTTGGAcattggatagcctatctctgggGATAGTTAGGAACTGTCAATgatttacacaatgtaaatgggacaatattttaatgTTGCACAACTTTAAGGTGACTAAATTATTTAAATTCATATATGAATTTCTGGTTTGATGTTTTTAGGTCATTGAAATTTGACTTtaaaaaatattgtcccatgtacattatATAATTTACttatggtccctaactagccccatagggatatcgaaTGGTCCATGCCATCTGGAGtacgtccctaccccattgaagttgaaatttaaaatgGTACGGGATGGTTAGGATTTAGGGTAGgtatgtcccaaggatcccggataacACTGACAAATATCAAACAAAATTGACCATGGGCTTTACAATGGCATCGCCTGCAGCTActccgaattgatgattacttgggagctgccagctgtgggcaggctTAAATTAATCCAAGCCAAGGAAAACTGTTAGGATATTATGCTTCATTCGGTTACATTTTTCCCCCCTATCAATCTCAGTTttggacaagactgactttatgaccaacatttacctatttacactttgtagtcaattttgacactataataaatgtttctgactcaatTCCACATAGGCCATTTAAAGAACGAGAAGTTTTGTAGGCGAAGTCGCTCTTTAAGTCACTGTTTTTTTTCCACTGTTaaaatttcgtggtatccaattggcagttacagtcttgtctcatcgctgccactcccgtacggactcgggaaagCCGTGCGTCCtgcgaaacacaacccaaccaagccgcactgcttcttgatacaatGCCCGCTGAacgcggaagccagccgcaccaatcgCGTTTTGAACCACGTGCTataagacccaaacggcgtttcatacgacagagcctggactcactCGAACCCAgattctctagtggcacagctagcactgtgatgctgtGCCCGACCACCCCGCTACTCGTTAAGTCACTGTACCTGCTTCAACAGACAGAATTGGTGTTCATCAACCTGTGCCTAAAATGATTGACACAaatgggtcgtcactagttaccacggTCAGAAAGACATAAACCCCGCCCATTAAAAAAAGTATCTTCTTAAAATGAGATTTGAAAGCTAACCTTCACCAAACTGTTAACTGTatgcctaacactaaccttaaattaagacataTTAAGCACGTTTTTCATTATATTTTACGATAGACTTTGTGGCGGTGGTAACTAGTGAAAGCCACACAAATGTAACATACGCTAAAAAACGTGACCAAGAGAGGTACGTTTACGCTACGTACACTCCGTTGACAGGACAGCGCGCCAAATTTTGTAAACAAAGCAAGTGAAGCTTTCAACCAGTTATCCACCATTTTGATAAAGAAGATTTCAAGGTAGGTAGAGGTTTTAAAACGCTTTTACAAATAACGTTATGAATAATGTATGCAGACAATAATTGTTTTGTTATAATTTACAGGGgcttttaaaaaaacaacaaaggggCGACATTGCCACTGTTTTAGTAAACAagagggctggagaaatgtagccaAGTAACGTTACGTAAGCGAACCACTCAAAATCCATGGACAAACCTAgctatgcatgcatacatacagtaactACAAGGACTGAACATCAATGGGAATAAAATTGcagttttaatcatgttttgaggctatatagtgttagcctaaaatgtcattgtttacaaacaatggagttaaacaattattgtattttgggttctgatggggtacagcagttgaactaagctcattagtgatttataagttatattcttcaagaatcattggCTATAACGTTATGTGGTTACATGTCTCCAGCCCttagtgttatatatatataaatacacagttgaagtcggaagtttacatacaccttagccaaatacatttaaactcagtttttcacaattcctgatatttaatcctagtaaaaattccctgttttaggtcagttaggatcaccactttattttaagaatgtgaaatgtcagaataatagtagagagaatgatttatttcagatttgatttatttcatcacattgccagtgggtcagaagtttacatacactcaattagtatttggtagcattgtcattaaattgtttaacttgggtcaaacgtttcagctagccttccacaagcttcccacaataagttgggtgaattttggccaattcctcctgacagagttggtgtaactgagacaggtttgtaggcctccttgctcgcacacgcttttcccacacatttctataggattgaggtcagggctttgtgatggctactccaataccttgactttgttgttcttaaaccattttgcttggggtcattgtccatttggaagacccatttgcgaccaagctttaacttcaattgtcttgagatgttgcttcaatacatccacataattttcatccctcatgatgccatctattttgtgaaatgcaccagtccctcctgcagcaaagcacccccacaacatgatgctgccctcccgtgcttcaaggttgggatggtgttcgtcggcttgcaagtctcctcctttttcctccaaacataacaatggtcattaaggccaaacagttatatttttgtttcatcagaccagaggaaatttctccaaaaagtacgatctttgtccccatgtgcagttgcaaaccgtagtctggctttttttaatggtagttttggagcagtggcttcttccttgctgagcagcctttcaggttacgtcgatataggacttgttttattgtggatatcaatacttttgtacccgtttactccagcatcttcacaaggtcctttgctgttgttctgggattgatttgcacttttcgcacctaagtacgttcatctctaggagacagaatgcatcttcttccttagcggtatgacggctacctggtcccatggtgtttatactttcttgctattgtttgtacagatgaacatggtactttcaggcatttggaaattgctcccatggatgaaccagacttgtgaaggtctacaattgtttttctgaggtcttggctgatttctttttgtacttttcccatgatgttaagcaaagaggccactgagtttgaaggtaggccttgaatacatccacaggtacacctccaattgactcaaatgatgtcaattagcctatcagagcttctaaagctatgacaattttctggaatttcccaagctgtttaagcgcacagtcaatttagtgtatgtaaacttcggacccactggaattgtgatacagtgaattataagtgaaataatctgtctgtaaacaattgttggaaaaaggacttgtgtcatgcacaaagtagatgtcctaaccgacttgcctaactatagtttgttattaacaagaaatttgtggagtggttgaaaacgtttttaatgactccaactagtGGTATGtaaattgtatatatatacagtaccagtcaaaagtttgtcaAAAGTCCAGTCAAAagtctgtatatacagtaccagtcaaaagttggacacacctactcattcaagtctattttgtactattttctacatatgtagatataatagtgaagacatcaacactttttttaggttttttttgttgctattttgCACCCAgtaatctctacttgcacatcatcatctgcacatctattccATCATTAGTCCTTTGTCCTTGTCTTGTCGTGTACGcgtgtgtatatattattttacatatttcttcgcatatcttttatatatttttttccaaaaACTTCAACTTCAAAAAcatctcctgcaacccgcctcaccaattaaaaaaaaaaaaaaaaaagtattatttacctcaaatctgaatccacaatagaagctagccagaagctagccagaagctagccagaagctagacagaagctagccagaagctagccagtttatgCCTAAAGTTAGTtatcagctaaccacggttgtggtcatcagctatccttttagctcgaaaagctatcgccatgttttgtacaacgcgactccaGACCGAACActggacctatttttctctccatatccccggatttcaaccgcaagctctggacatttacacctggatatcgcagctagctagctgctatcagtgtgactattggcttacgtcgatcccggagcaaacatcaattattccggagctagccagctgaagagttctaTCAGCCACATCCTGGGCTACAAATCACCTATCGCGGACCCGATaggccgatgcggagccccaccgagCTTCaccgactggactaccgacgttgtctgcccgagggagttatccaactggcccctccgtcgcgacgttacctgaacgcccatctccGGCTCGCTAATCGtgtagctgtcttatcggctgctatctgaaataggtctatcggactatttttcttgggtcactataactatatctattttgccaattggattgatccctctACACACGGAACCGCACTAATCTACCATCGgcgaaacgcacgaggtggctaaaaacagacctccatcctatgctaacTTGCTACCGATGGCCGGTAGCTGTCTGAATCGCGCGTTACCCTCCAAccacctcactactcactggacccttatgatcactcgactaagcatgcctctccttaatgtcaacaGCCTTGTCCACTGCTGTCTgcctggttagtgtttattggttattttcactgtagagcctcagCCCTGCTctttataccttatccaacctttcagttccaccaccacacatgcgatgacatcacctggtttcaatgatgttttttagagacaatatctctctcatcatcactcaatactaggttttacctccactgtattcacatcctaccatacctttgtctgtatagctatttttatcgcccccagaaacctcttTTACcctctgttccggacgttctagacgacaattctcatagcttttagccgtacccttatcctattcctcctctgttcctctggtgatgtagaggtgaatccaggccctgcagtgcctagctcaactcctattccccagcgctctctttttgatgacttctgtaaccgtaatagccttggtttcatgcatgttaacattagaagcctcctccctaagtttgttttattcactgctttagcacactctgccaacccggatgttctccgccatgtctgaatcctggcttaggaagaccaccaaaaattctgaaatctccattcctaactacaacattttcagacaagatagaaacggccaaagggggcggtgttgcaatctactgcaaagatagcctgcagagttctgtcctactatccaggtctgtacccaagatatttgaacttctacttttaaaaatccacctctctaaaaacaagtctctcaccgttgcccctgctatagaccaccctctgccccagctgtgctctggacacccatatgtgaactgattgcccccacatctatcttcagagctcgtgctgctaggcgacctaaactagaacatgcttaacaccccagccattttacaatctaagcttgatgccctcaatctcaacaaatttatcaatgaacctaccaggtaccaccccaaagccgtaaacacgggcaccctcatagatatcatcctaacaacaacttgccctctaaatacacctctgctgttttcaaccaagatctcagcgatcactacctcattgctgcatccgtaatgggtcagcggtcaaacgacctccactcatcactgtcaaacgctccctgaaacacttcagcgacgGGCTTTCTAATCGATCCTGGAAGGATAtagatctcatcccgtcagtagaggatgcctggttatttatttttttaaatgccttctcaccatcttaaataagcatgccccattcaagaaatttagaaccaggaacagatatagccttggtttctctagacctgactgcccttaaccaacacaaaaacatcctatggcgttctgcattagcatcgaacagccccgtgatatgcaacttttcagggaagctagaaaccaatatacacaggcagttgaaaaagcaaaggctagcttttttcaagcagaaatttgcttcctgcaacacaaactcaaaaaaagttctgggacactgtaaagtccatggagaataagaacacctctcccagctgcccactgcactgaggacaggaaacactgtcaccacgataaatc from Salvelinus sp. IW2-2015 linkage group LG25, ASM291031v2, whole genome shotgun sequence encodes:
- the LOC111951971 gene encoding protein NDNF isoform X2, coding for MPPFSKLHVHNAPPFHECGFIISSPSTRSKNHGVKRPIRIAQPTTMVCMPCRRTLSRRIGGWSLLRSPVVIKCTVGCQTDPLVMNGPTKRSKGSTKKSMPEVWWRGPGTEAKIHTYTGNAMNTYTGPSYAPASIYILRLRSKDQDTRATVYLHEGSGISWAFPQLPSDSRVHTLGVGMTSVTLSWAPSASLKRLHTQRSYDYCVLVNRKHNYRNLCAAQEGIRKEREKDKKREKKDKQRKVTVWPILKDWWWQQWDADTELRSPAALRDDYGHLQCVCKGTESVCTVSELVPDTQYYFDVFLIDRLNGTSAAYTGTFAQTHEEARPAITPLREGELRWVTFRDGGSTSGEFFSFRPRGWQQSGLLTLQSCGSSEKINITVSSKGKELSSQAVGEDLSQIWLQGSLSYLIHLEKEGTAAPRQAAPGVLKASVKMQASSTYHRQGIPSLPSTLQIKSFNRLRSCESVTLAWMGTEERSLYCVYRQRLGKGGGKKGGTAPCLGPESRSDTERVLCKYFQELNPRRAVTTAVIGGLEPGVAYIFDVYLMRRWGIPIKYSSKTVRTRKEC
- the LOC111951971 gene encoding protein NDNF isoform X1 — protein: MMAAMAWYLCLAVSLLCGTPWPQGHSALAPENEVPLRPTAWLPDGKVTTIHLPKGRTRRLYFTLKKKVAMMSVTVSPCDLPIEWTLEARTLKDKPPKSLHWSTKKSMPEVWWRGPGTEAKIHTYTGNAMNTYTGPSYAPASIYILRLRSKDQDTRATVYLHEGSGISWAFPQLPSDSRVHTLGVGMTSVTLSWAPSASLKRLHTQRSYDYCVLVNRKHNYRNLCAAQEGIRKEREKDKKREKKDKQRKVTVWPILKDWWWQQWDADTELRSPAALRDDYGHLQCVCKGTESVCTVSELVPDTQYYFDVFLIDRLNGTSAAYTGTFAQTHEEARPAITPLREGELRWVTFRDGGSTSGEFFSFRPRGWQQSGLLTLQSCGSSEKINITVSSKGKELSSQAVGEDLSQIWLQGSLSYLIHLEKEGTAAPRQAAPGVLKASVKMQASSTYHRQGIPSLPSTLQIKSFNRLRSCESVTLAWMGTEERSLYCVYRQRLGKGGGKKGGTAPCLGPESRSDTERVLCKYFQELNPRRAVTTAVIGGLEPGVAYIFDVYLMRRWGIPIKYSSKTVRTRKEC
- the LOC111951971 gene encoding protein NDNF isoform X4 encodes the protein MPEVWWRGPGTEAKIHTYTGNAMNTYTGPSYAPASIYILRLRSKDQDTRATVYLHEGSGISWAFPQLPSDSRVHTLGVGMTSVTLSWAPSASLKRLHTQRSYDYCVLVNRKHNYRNLCAAQEGIRKEREKDKKREKKDKQRKVTVWPILKDWWWQQWDADTELRSPAALRDDYGHLQCVCKGTESVCTVSELVPDTQYYFDVFLIDRLNGTSAAYTGTFAQTHEEARPAITPLREGELRWVTFRDGGSTSGEFFSFRPRGWQQSGLLTLQSCGSSEKINITVSSKGKELSSQAVGEDLSQIWLQGSLSYLIHLEKEGTAAPRQAAPGVLKASVKMQASSTYHRQGIPSLPSTLQIKSFNRLRSCESVTLAWMGTEERSLYCVYRQRLGKGGGKKGGTAPCLGPESRSDTERVLCKYFQELNPRRAVTTAVIGGLEPGVAYIFDVYLMRRWGIPIKYSSKTVRTRKEC
- the LOC111951971 gene encoding protein NDNF isoform X3 — encoded protein: MPINRALAKTSLHLLPAHQRSSMARPDSRSTKKSMPEVWWRGPGTEAKIHTYTGNAMNTYTGPSYAPASIYILRLRSKDQDTRATVYLHEGSGISWAFPQLPSDSRVHTLGVGMTSVTLSWAPSASLKRLHTQRSYDYCVLVNRKHNYRNLCAAQEGIRKEREKDKKREKKDKQRKVTVWPILKDWWWQQWDADTELRSPAALRDDYGHLQCVCKGTESVCTVSELVPDTQYYFDVFLIDRLNGTSAAYTGTFAQTHEEARPAITPLREGELRWVTFRDGGSTSGEFFSFRPRGWQQSGLLTLQSCGSSEKINITVSSKGKELSSQAVGEDLSQIWLQGSLSYLIHLEKEGTAAPRQAAPGVLKASVKMQASSTYHRQGIPSLPSTLQIKSFNRLRSCESVTLAWMGTEERSLYCVYRQRLGKGGGKKGGTAPCLGPESRSDTERVLCKYFQELNPRRAVTTAVIGGLEPGVAYIFDVYLMRRWGIPIKYSSKTVRTRKEC